One segment of Candidatus Omnitrophota bacterium DNA contains the following:
- the sufB gene encoding Fe-S cluster assembly protein SufB codes for MTTPKPQIDINQEYEKLYGFHVAEHSVFKAERGLDEEKVRQISSMKGEPAWMLEQRLKGYRHFIAKPMPTWADTELLNSIQFDNIFYYLKPTAKQGETWDDVPAEIKETFDRLGIPEAERKFLAGVSAQFESESVYHSMREDLQKLGVIFLDMDTALKEQPEIVKRYFGTIIPPGDNKFAALNTAVWSGGSFIYVPKGVKVEMPLQAYFRINAKNMGQFERTLIIADEGAEVTYFEGCTAPVYSSDSLHSAVVELIAMPRAKLRYVTIQNWSKNV; via the coding sequence ATGACGACGCCCAAACCTCAGATTGATATCAATCAGGAGTATGAAAAGCTCTACGGCTTCCATGTGGCGGAGCACTCGGTCTTTAAGGCGGAGCGCGGGTTGGATGAGGAGAAAGTCAGACAGATCTCCAGCATGAAAGGGGAGCCGGCGTGGATGCTCGAGCAGCGGCTGAAGGGGTACCGCCACTTCATCGCCAAGCCGATGCCGACGTGGGCGGACACCGAGCTGCTCAACAGCATCCAGTTTGACAACATCTTCTACTATCTGAAGCCCACGGCGAAGCAGGGCGAGACGTGGGATGACGTGCCGGCGGAGATTAAGGAGACGTTCGACCGGCTCGGCATCCCCGAGGCGGAGCGAAAATTCCTCGCGGGAGTCAGCGCACAATTCGAATCGGAATCTGTTTACCACTCCATGCGCGAGGATCTGCAAAAGCTTGGCGTCATCTTTCTCGACATGGATACGGCGCTGAAAGAGCAGCCGGAGATCGTCAAGCGCTACTTCGGCACCATCATTCCCCCAGGCGACAACAAATTCGCCGCGCTCAACACCGCGGTGTGGAGCGGCGGCTCGTTCATTTATGTGCCGAAAGGGGTCAAGGTGGAGATGCCGCTGCAGGCGTACTTCCGCATCAACGCCAAGAACATGGGCCAGTTTGAGCGCACCCTCATCATCGCGGATGAAGGGGCCGAGGTCACGTATTTTGAGGGCTGCACAGCTCCCGTCTACTCGTCGGATTCATTGCATTCTGCCGTGGTGGAACTGATTGCGATGCCGCGCGCGAAGCTCCGCTACGTGACGATCCAGAACTGGTCGAAGAACGTCT
- the sufC gene encoding Fe-S cluster assembly ATPase SufC has translation MGESLLTISDLHVAVEGKEILKGVSLTLRSGEVHAIMGPNGSGKSTLSFCLMGHPKYAITGGTILYRGEDIASLTPDARAQKGLFLAFQYPTAIPGVTIANFLRAAMRGVRGADVPVKEFRSTVKTHLKSLGILDSFMNRYVNDGFSGGEKKRLEILQMAVLNPALAVLDETDSGLDIDALKTVAAGINALRSPQRAMLLITHYQRLLNYVRPDIVHVMVDGRMVRSGGAELALELEAKGYEGFRPPIQPAGVGLEGNSS, from the coding sequence ATGGGCGAATCATTGCTGACCATCAGCGATCTCCACGTGGCCGTGGAGGGCAAGGAGATCTTGAAGGGCGTCTCGCTGACGCTGCGCTCCGGCGAGGTCCACGCGATCATGGGGCCGAACGGCTCCGGCAAGAGCACCTTATCGTTTTGCCTCATGGGGCATCCGAAATATGCGATCACCGGCGGGACGATCCTGTATCGCGGCGAAGACATCGCGTCGCTCACACCGGATGCGCGTGCGCAGAAGGGGCTCTTCCTGGCGTTTCAGTACCCGACGGCCATTCCCGGGGTGACGATCGCGAACTTCCTGCGGGCGGCGATGCGCGGCGTGCGCGGGGCCGATGTGCCGGTGAAGGAATTCCGCTCGACGGTGAAGACGCATCTGAAATCACTGGGGATTCTAGATAGCTTCATGAACCGGTACGTGAACGATGGGTTCTCAGGAGGAGAAAAGAAACGCTTGGAGATCTTGCAGATGGCGGTGCTCAATCCCGCACTGGCCGTCTTAGATGAAACGGATTCCGGACTCGACATTGATGCCTTGAAAACCGTTGCGGCGGGCATCAATGCGCTTCGATCGCCGCAACGAGCGATGTTACTCATCACGCACTATCAGAGGTTACTCAACTATGTACGACCAGACATTGTCCACGTTATGGTGGACGGCCGTATGGTCCGCTCCGGAGGAGCTGAACTCGCACTGGAGCTTGAGGCCAAAGGCTACGAAGGATTTCGACCCCCAATTCAACCCGCAGGCGTTGGCCTTGAAGGAAACTCCTCATGA
- a CDS encoding Rrf2 family transcriptional regulator, which yields MKITAQEEYGLRCLLQLARSPQDDVVTVKEIAGKEGLSSAYVEKLMRLLSKAGLVHSVRGMRGGYVLNRSASSISLGEVVRGLGRLESTEHICHSFTGNLSSCIHFSNCGIRSVWSGLTSYVQSFLDKTNLATLLESEYAVSSRLAKRVAK from the coding sequence ATGAAGATCACGGCGCAAGAGGAGTACGGGCTGCGATGCCTCCTGCAGCTGGCCCGGTCCCCGCAGGATGACGTGGTGACCGTCAAGGAGATCGCCGGAAAGGAGGGGCTCTCCAGCGCCTATGTCGAGAAGCTGATGCGCCTGCTCTCCAAGGCCGGGCTGGTGCACAGCGTGCGGGGCATGAGGGGCGGCTATGTGCTCAACCGCTCAGCGAGTTCGATTTCCTTGGGTGAAGTGGTGCGAGGGCTGGGGCGGTTGGAGAGCACCGAGCACATCTGCCACTCCTTCACCGGCAATCTCAGCTCGTGCATCCATTTCAGCAATTGCGGCATTCGCTCGGTATGGTCCGGGCTGACCTCCTACGTCCAAAGTTTTCTCGACAAGACAAACCTCGCAACGCTGCTGGAGAGCGAATACGCCGTCTCCAGCCGGCTGGCGAAGCGGGTAGCCAAATGA
- a CDS encoding type II toxin-antitoxin system VapC family toxin, whose protein sequence is MIFDTDIFIWIQRGHVEAARLVSKDEERLLSIQTYMELLQGATNPAQHDTVKSFIKDFDFRTLPLTENIGHRAAVYIEEYALRYGLRVGDAIIAATAAEQNLVLCTSNAKHFRPIRELQLKVFKP, encoded by the coding sequence GTGATCTTTGACACGGATATCTTTATCTGGATCCAGCGAGGCCATGTCGAGGCCGCTCGGCTGGTCTCCAAGGACGAGGAGCGGTTGCTCTCCATTCAGACGTATATGGAGCTCCTCCAGGGTGCGACGAACCCCGCGCAGCATGATACCGTGAAGAGTTTCATCAAAGACTTCGACTTTCGGACCTTGCCTCTGACGGAGAACATCGGACACCGCGCGGCCGTCTATATCGAAGAGTATGCGCTGCGCTACGGCCTGCGGGTGGGGGATGCCATCATTGCCGCGACGGCGGCTGAACAGAACCTCGTGCTGTGCACGAGCAACGCAAAACACTTCCGGCCGATTAGAGAGTTGCAGCTCAAGGTCTTCAAACCCTAG
- a CDS encoding type II toxin-antitoxin system Phd/YefM family antitoxin, which yields MRASIVELRYRMHDVLKALDRNEEVRIVYHGKLKGILRSSTRHAARRIVQHPFFNMRQGRQTVREEMEKLRGGRYRDL from the coding sequence ATGAGAGCGAGCATTGTGGAATTACGTTATCGGATGCACGACGTGCTGAAGGCCCTGGATCGGAATGAAGAGGTGCGCATTGTTTATCACGGCAAATTGAAAGGCATTCTCCGGTCCAGCACACGACATGCTGCTCGACGCATTGTCCAACACCCCTTCTTCAACATGCGGCAGGGGAGGCAGACGGTGCGGGAGGAGATGGAGAAGCTGCGGGGAGGGCGATACCGTGATCTTTGA
- a CDS encoding putative Ig domain-containing protein, with product MNPRSIAVSGDYAYVASRSNNTLVIYDIADPAKFLKVSATPTCFDGTQVVLDGSRLFLVCNNNGVTDIFDVSSPIAPKKLGVVNTFSRGNPVAAKVVGSYLYVADMNYLTDQGTLLMFLVYDVSKPATPVLVGTVQKPSPTIAMALDVSGNYAYVYASTYSIKDNRVYPALFVIDIANPRAPVIRSIFEVGTYGPFGVQVRGSRAYVVDGKALFVVDIANPLALRLLASLPTTSTSLFLLEPHLYTLTAESTVEVFDISIASAPRLITSITLPPIQGSAVLSITLPSARVFTAGWGSITAALLPAVPEPPAPTPNQPPTLDVIGNKSVAEGSTVAFTINGHDPEGGVVTYAASGLPQGASFNPATRLFSWTPSYTQAGRYTVTCTATDPEGLTASQTSTITVTNVNRPPVLAPIGNKTVELRQTVNVTISATDPDGDALTYKTSVLPPGASFDAATRTFRWTPTSPSVFVGRHSVTFTVSDGALTDGEIIWILVNPSTSSINDPPQIYAASVYPSRTVKVGQRAFVWFAAYDPNPDTLTMTLSGVPVGATALSGYAVSYSWGAYNYRWFYWTPTAAQVGTQTIRADVTDGRGGTVSREVTATVVK from the coding sequence ATGAACCCGCGGTCGATCGCGGTCTCCGGAGATTATGCGTACGTCGCCAGCCGCAGCAACAACACGTTAGTCATCTATGACATCGCTGACCCGGCAAAATTCCTGAAGGTCTCAGCGACGCCCACCTGCTTTGACGGCACGCAGGTGGTCCTCGATGGGTCTCGTCTCTTCTTGGTCTGCAATAATAACGGGGTGACGGATATTTTTGATGTGTCTTCTCCCATAGCTCCGAAGAAACTCGGTGTGGTGAATACCTTCAGCCGAGGCAACCCTGTGGCGGCGAAGGTGGTGGGTTCCTACTTGTATGTCGCCGACATGAACTATCTGACGGACCAAGGGACTCTACTCATGTTTCTCGTGTACGATGTCTCCAAGCCTGCCACGCCGGTCTTGGTGGGCACGGTCCAAAAACCCAGTCCGACAATCGCGATGGCGCTTGACGTGTCGGGCAACTACGCCTATGTCTACGCCTCGACCTACTCGATCAAGGACAATCGAGTGTACCCCGCGCTCTTCGTGATTGACATCGCCAATCCCCGAGCACCGGTGATCAGAAGCATCTTCGAAGTCGGCACCTATGGTCCGTTTGGCGTCCAGGTGCGCGGGTCGCGGGCGTACGTCGTTGATGGGAAAGCGTTGTTCGTTGTGGATATCGCGAATCCTCTTGCACTAAGACTGTTGGCGTCTCTTCCAACGACGAGCACGAGTCTCTTTCTCCTCGAGCCGCATCTCTACACATTGACGGCTGAGAGCACCGTCGAAGTCTTCGATATTTCGATCGCTTCCGCGCCACGGCTCATCACGTCGATTACGCTGCCCCCGATCCAAGGCAGTGCCGTGCTCTCGATCACCTTGCCGAGCGCTCGCGTGTTTACCGCGGGGTGGGGTTCGATCACCGCCGCACTGCTGCCAGCCGTCCCGGAGCCACCCGCCCCCACACCGAACCAACCGCCCACGTTAGATGTGATTGGCAACAAGAGTGTGGCCGAAGGCAGCACCGTGGCCTTCACCATCAACGGTCACGATCCCGAGGGTGGGGTCGTGACGTATGCAGCCAGCGGGTTGCCGCAAGGGGCGAGTTTCAATCCTGCTACCCGGCTCTTCAGTTGGACTCCAAGCTACACGCAGGCCGGTCGATATACGGTGACGTGCACCGCGACCGATCCCGAGGGTCTGACGGCTAGTCAGACGAGCACGATCACCGTCACGAACGTGAACCGCCCGCCAGTCCTCGCCCCCATCGGAAACAAGACGGTGGAATTACGGCAAACCGTCAATGTTACCATTAGCGCCACCGACCCGGACGGAGACGCCCTGACATACAAGACCAGCGTCTTGCCGCCTGGGGCGAGCTTCGACGCCGCCACGCGGACGTTCCGCTGGACGCCCACGTCTCCGAGTGTCTTCGTCGGCCGTCATTCGGTGACCTTCACTGTCAGTGACGGCGCGCTGACGGATGGGGAAATCATATGGATCTTGGTGAACCCAAGCACCAGCAGCATCAATGACCCGCCCCAGATCTACGCTGCCTCCGTCTATCCCTCCCGTACCGTGAAGGTGGGCCAGCGGGCCTTTGTCTGGTTCGCGGCGTACGATCCAAATCCCGATACGCTGACGATGACGCTCAGCGGCGTGCCGGTGGGTGCGACGGCGTTGTCAGGGTATGCGGTGAGCTATAGCTGGGGAGCGTATAATTATCGCTGGTTCTACTGGACGCCCACCGCCGCACAGGTGGGGACCCAGACCATCCGTGCGGACGTCACGGACGGGCGCGGCGGCACGGTCTCGCGTGAGGTGACGGCCACGGTCGTGAAGTAA
- the thiO gene encoding glycine oxidase ThiO: MRHSQILILGGGIIGTALAEELARRGKHVTLIERSTVGAEASSAAAGILASQVDLVEPGPLFDLCQQGRAMYPAWVARLERASGISVGYHKDGILYIARTASEERVMQRRIRWQQTLGVRVKVWSPAQVRRHEPAIDADICRGFFFPDDAQVDNAVLMQALARACRVAGVSVREHTTVRRLLVRQGVVRGVDTDRGRMEAPVVVNCLGSWAPLGGRFPVPVPVEPVRGQILVFRGPRGLLRHSVMTEHGYMVQRRDGRILLGSTVEHVGYDKSLTVEGMHKILSGLRRFSSAINHCTFVESWAGLRPYSRTHQPVMGPTRIAGLYLATGHFRHGILLAPVTAHVITELLLHRRSS, from the coding sequence ATGCGACATTCCCAGATCCTGATCTTAGGCGGTGGCATCATCGGGACTGCGCTTGCCGAAGAGCTGGCCCGTCGAGGGAAGCATGTCACGCTCATTGAGCGCAGCACCGTCGGCGCCGAAGCTTCCTCGGCCGCAGCCGGCATCCTGGCTTCCCAAGTTGATCTCGTTGAGCCCGGTCCGCTGTTTGATCTCTGCCAGCAGGGACGCGCGATGTATCCGGCGTGGGTGGCGCGCCTTGAGCGCGCCTCAGGCATCTCTGTCGGCTACCACAAAGACGGCATCCTCTATATCGCACGCACCGCGAGCGAAGAGCGGGTCATGCAGCGGCGCATCCGCTGGCAGCAGACGTTGGGCGTGCGCGTGAAGGTGTGGTCGCCGGCGCAGGTCCGCCGTCATGAGCCGGCCATCGATGCCGACATCTGCCGAGGATTTTTCTTTCCCGATGATGCGCAGGTGGATAACGCGGTTCTGATGCAGGCTCTGGCTCGTGCTTGCCGCGTCGCCGGCGTCTCAGTGCGCGAGCATACGACTGTGCGACGGTTGCTCGTGCGCCAAGGGGTTGTCCGCGGCGTTGACACAGACCGCGGTCGGATGGAAGCTCCTGTCGTGGTGAACTGTCTGGGCAGCTGGGCGCCGCTCGGGGGGCGGTTTCCGGTGCCGGTGCCGGTTGAGCCGGTGCGTGGACAGATTCTCGTCTTCCGTGGGCCACGCGGTTTGCTGCGCCATTCGGTGATGACTGAGCACGGCTACATGGTGCAGCGGCGCGATGGCCGGATCCTGCTTGGTTCAACCGTAGAGCATGTGGGGTATGACAAGTCGCTCACGGTGGAAGGGATGCACAAGATTTTGAGCGGCCTTCGGCGATTTTCCAGCGCGATCAACCACTGTACCTTCGTGGAGTCCTGGGCCGGCCTGCGGCCCTACAGCCGAACCCATCAGCCAGTGATGGGCCCAACACGCATCGCAGGGTTGTACCTCGCCACCGGCCACTTCCGCCACGGGATTCTTCTCGCACCCGTGACTGCCCACGTGATCACGGAGTTGCTGCTGCACAGACGCTCCAGCTGA
- a CDS encoding FIST C-terminal domain-containing protein → MSAPMMRFGSGMSDAASAPEAADTAVRQALEPLAGLPPHLAVVFVSPIYRASWPDLLYRMREQMRPAALIGCSGSGIIGGGQELEWVPAISIMAAHLPQVRVFPFTITPQELEDSSVGGFWIDKIGAAPEAKPNILLFADPLTIPADKLLDELNATYRNRPISGGMVSGGNEPGEHVLFSGDAVMREGAVGVALTGSVSMDTVISQGCRPIGRPFIVTKAEEHVIWQLGGRQALAALHEVLSALPVGDRELAQQGSVFAGLAMTEMRQQFVSGDFLIRNIVGIDPETGAIAVADQIEVGQTLQFQLRDPSASRQELRRLLCQRGEAATLSPAAGCLLFCCTGRGKALYGMPHQDVRTIQTISGKIPIGGFFCNGEIGPIGGTNFLHSYTASLALFRPLAKPIPHRESSTQAVA, encoded by the coding sequence ATGTCCGCTCCGATGATGCGATTTGGCTCAGGCATGAGCGACGCCGCCAGCGCTCCTGAAGCCGCCGATACGGCGGTGCGGCAAGCGCTCGAGCCGTTGGCCGGATTGCCGCCGCATCTTGCCGTGGTGTTTGTCTCGCCGATCTATCGCGCCTCCTGGCCAGACCTCCTGTATCGGATGCGCGAGCAGATGCGGCCCGCGGCGCTGATTGGCTGCAGCGGCAGCGGCATCATCGGCGGCGGCCAGGAGCTGGAGTGGGTGCCGGCGATTTCCATCATGGCCGCGCATCTGCCCCAGGTGCGCGTGTTTCCGTTTACCATCACACCCCAGGAGCTGGAGGACTCTTCAGTCGGCGGATTCTGGATTGATAAAATCGGGGCCGCGCCTGAGGCGAAACCCAATATTCTCCTCTTCGCGGATCCCTTGACGATTCCCGCGGACAAGCTGCTCGATGAGCTGAATGCGACCTACCGGAACCGGCCGATCAGCGGCGGGATGGTCAGCGGCGGCAATGAGCCGGGCGAGCATGTGCTGTTTTCCGGCGATGCCGTCATGCGCGAGGGGGCGGTGGGTGTGGCCCTGACCGGCAGCGTGTCGATGGACACCGTCATTTCGCAAGGCTGCCGCCCGATTGGGCGGCCCTTCATCGTGACGAAAGCCGAGGAGCATGTGATCTGGCAGCTCGGCGGCCGCCAAGCGCTGGCCGCCCTGCATGAGGTGCTCTCAGCGCTGCCGGTGGGGGATCGCGAGCTGGCCCAGCAAGGCTCGGTGTTTGCGGGCCTGGCCATGACAGAAATGCGCCAGCAGTTCGTCTCCGGGGATTTCTTGATCCGCAACATCGTCGGCATCGATCCCGAAACCGGCGCCATCGCCGTGGCGGATCAGATCGAAGTGGGGCAAACGCTGCAGTTTCAATTGCGCGACCCCAGCGCGTCCCGGCAAGAGTTGCGACGATTGCTGTGTCAGCGTGGCGAGGCCGCGACCCTCAGTCCAGCCGCCGGCTGCCTGCTATTTTGCTGCACGGGGCGGGGCAAGGCGCTCTACGGCATGCCGCATCAAGACGTGCGCACCATCCAGACCATCAGCGGCAAGATCCCGATCGGCGGGTTTTTCTGCAACGGCGAAATCGGCCCCATCGGGGGCACCAACTTCCTCCACAGCTATACGGCAAGCCTGGCGCTCTTTCGTCCGCTCGCCAAACCCATTCCGCATCGCGAGAGCTCAACCCAAGCCGTCGCGTAA
- a CDS encoding DEAD/DEAH box helicase — protein sequence MSQLHPFPYDPFQQRAIEAIDRKVSVFVAAPTGCGKTVLADYVIERTLQEKQRVIYTAPIKALSNQKFRDFSALHGDNVGILTGDVTINPQAPLIIMTTEIYRNTLLENPDRLAAYRWVIFDEIHYLDDEERGTVWEESILFTPPQINLLALSATIPNVHEIAQWIRTVHQREVAVIEETHRPVPLTTLFQCQNRVMTSLAELKREGYHGHDSLRMPRHRGYGHHHEQLIHANRLDRLIDELRQRDHLPCILFTFGRRRAEDLAQEVADRHLVSPREQEILRRQFEALCAQFQIRQDRTIETLGRLINRGVGYHHAGMLPTAKEVMERCFTSRLLKLIVTTETFALGINMPARSIVLDAIQKRADSGFEMLRRRAFLQMAGRAGRRGMDDAGFAYLRINPSHVTFPEVTRLLSGAPEPVRSRFNTTYATLLNLYRRHGRGLLSLFPKTLYYFQTSGERRAAGLAVMERKLDLLHAMSYLTAERLTPKGDFGAWVYGYELLLTELYMKGELTHLDPVSLAVLMAAVVYEPRPRMGPPKRHRLALRLAHAAEEPLARIHKMEARYQVMPKTKAPAFHLSYAMEAWMSNAPFEKLTRLCEVDEGEIVRYFRMSVQLLRQLAESPASDPTLQATAMKAFRRINRDVIDAEAQLRMG from the coding sequence ATGAGCCAGCTCCACCCCTTTCCCTACGATCCGTTTCAGCAGCGAGCGATCGAGGCGATCGACCGCAAGGTCTCCGTCTTCGTCGCCGCCCCGACCGGTTGCGGCAAAACCGTGCTCGCCGACTATGTCATTGAGCGGACGCTGCAGGAGAAGCAGCGGGTGATCTACACCGCCCCGATTAAGGCGCTCAGCAACCAGAAATTCCGCGACTTCTCCGCCCTGCACGGCGACAACGTGGGCATCCTCACCGGCGATGTCACCATCAACCCGCAAGCCCCCCTCATCATCATGACCACGGAAATCTACCGCAACACGCTGCTGGAAAATCCTGATCGGCTGGCCGCCTATCGCTGGGTCATTTTCGATGAGATCCACTATTTGGATGACGAGGAGCGCGGCACGGTGTGGGAGGAATCGATTCTCTTCACGCCGCCGCAGATCAACCTGCTCGCCCTCTCCGCCACGATCCCGAATGTCCATGAGATCGCGCAGTGGATCCGCACCGTGCATCAGCGGGAGGTGGCGGTCATCGAAGAAACGCACCGGCCTGTGCCGCTGACCACCCTGTTTCAATGCCAAAACCGGGTGATGACGAGCCTGGCGGAACTCAAACGCGAGGGCTACCACGGGCATGATTCCCTGCGAATGCCCCGGCACCGAGGGTACGGGCATCATCACGAGCAGCTCATCCACGCCAACCGCCTCGACCGGCTCATCGATGAGCTGCGCCAGCGCGATCATCTGCCGTGCATCCTGTTCACCTTTGGCCGGCGGCGCGCGGAAGATTTGGCGCAAGAAGTCGCCGACCGTCATCTGGTCTCGCCGAGGGAGCAGGAGATCCTGCGACGGCAATTCGAGGCGCTGTGCGCGCAGTTTCAGATTCGTCAGGATCGCACCATCGAAACGCTCGGCCGGCTCATCAATCGCGGCGTGGGCTACCATCACGCCGGCATGTTGCCGACCGCGAAGGAAGTGATGGAGCGCTGTTTCACGAGCCGCCTGCTGAAACTCATCGTCACGACGGAAACCTTCGCCTTAGGGATTAACATGCCGGCGCGCAGCATTGTGCTGGATGCGATCCAAAAACGCGCGGACAGCGGGTTTGAGATGCTGCGCCGCCGGGCGTTCCTGCAGATGGCCGGCCGGGCCGGGCGGCGCGGGATGGACGACGCCGGGTTCGCCTACCTGCGAATCAATCCAAGCCACGTGACGTTTCCCGAGGTCACGCGCCTGCTCTCCGGAGCACCGGAGCCGGTGCGCAGCCGCTTCAACACCACGTATGCCACGCTGCTCAATTTGTACCGGCGGCATGGGCGCGGGCTGCTCTCGCTATTTCCCAAGACGCTGTATTACTTCCAAACCAGCGGCGAGCGGCGCGCGGCGGGGCTGGCCGTGATGGAACGCAAACTGGACTTGCTGCACGCCATGAGCTATCTCACGGCGGAGCGCCTCACGCCGAAAGGCGATTTCGGCGCGTGGGTCTACGGATACGAACTTCTGCTGACGGAACTCTACATGAAGGGCGAACTGACCCATCTGGATCCGGTCTCGCTGGCCGTGCTGATGGCCGCGGTCGTGTATGAACCGCGGCCTCGGATGGGACCGCCCAAACGCCACCGGCTGGCCCTGCGGCTGGCCCATGCCGCGGAGGAGCCGCTGGCGCGCATTCATAAAATGGAAGCTCGCTACCAGGTCATGCCAAAAACCAAAGCTCCGGCGTTTCATTTGTCGTATGCGATGGAAGCCTGGATGTCGAACGCGCCGTTTGAAAAATTGACGCGCCTCTGCGAGGTGGATGAAGGAGAAATCGTCCGGTATTTCCGCATGTCGGTCCAACTATTGCGGCAGCTGGCGGAATCGCCGGCCAGCGATCCGACCCTGCAGGCGACCGCCATGAAGGCGTTTCGTCGCATCAACCGGGATGTCATCGATGCCGAAGCCCAACTGCGGATGGGGTAA
- a CDS encoding M48 family metallopeptidase codes for MPEESFDALEIERTISAIQAKEFTQQGASPIGPSEELARLPVQSIVDRLSHVTERPSLRYRAYVYRDQDPNAAALADGRIYLSTGMFQYLSSRGSRPDELAFIIGHELAHTVAQHLVKRYRYLQRQQLLIGLAEAGVAVATRGASEGAQGAGRLALDVASMLQQVAVSGYSQEQELEADQLGVRYVQRAGFDPQAALDVLNNFSRFDTPSLFLRTHPYSTVRAEYLARHLAESAISDQPSAISTPIIHEKTGEQRRRLLEAQKLYPKNSVSWKNLQQQLEALERNK; via the coding sequence ATGCCGGAAGAATCGTTCGACGCGCTGGAAATTGAGCGAACGATCAGCGCCATCCAGGCCAAAGAATTCACGCAGCAAGGGGCGAGCCCCATCGGGCCGTCTGAGGAACTCGCGCGCCTGCCGGTGCAGTCCATCGTGGATCGGCTCAGCCATGTGACAGAGCGTCCGTCGCTGCGCTACCGGGCGTATGTGTATCGCGACCAAGATCCCAACGCCGCCGCCCTGGCCGATGGGCGCATCTACCTCTCCACCGGGATGTTCCAGTATCTCTCCAGCCGCGGCAGCCGCCCGGATGAGCTGGCCTTTATTATCGGACATGAGCTCGCCCATACGGTGGCGCAGCACTTGGTGAAACGGTATCGCTATTTGCAGCGGCAACAATTGCTCATCGGGCTCGCGGAGGCGGGTGTGGCCGTGGCCACGCGGGGAGCCAGCGAAGGCGCCCAGGGGGCTGGACGGCTCGCCTTGGATGTGGCATCCATGCTGCAGCAAGTGGCGGTCAGCGGGTATAGCCAGGAGCAAGAATTGGAGGCGGATCAGCTGGGGGTGCGGTATGTGCAGCGGGCGGGGTTCGATCCGCAAGCCGCGCTGGACGTGCTCAACAATTTCTCACGGTTTGATACGCCGTCTCTTTTTCTCCGAACCCATCCCTACTCCACGGTACGAGCAGAATATCTCGCGCGCCATCTGGCCGAATCAGCCATCAGCGATCAGCCATCAGCGATCAGCACCCCAATAATACATGAGAAAACCGGAGAACAGCGACGCCGATTACTGGAGGCGCAGAAGCTCTATCCGAAAAATTCCGTGAGTTGGAAGAATCTCCAGCAGCAGTTGGAGGCACTCGAACGCAACAAGTGA
- a CDS encoding TlpA family protein disulfide reductase, with the protein MSAYGLRALVMVIGLLTALGLADTAGAQKIELKEGQQLEGQIVQRDGDDVVLQVPSASIDVRLKSGASLPVSGMQAQGDQTYLRLPRSLIKLADGKPLPPPVMAGTPAPDFTAVDLSGAPHSMAKNRGQVTLLQFWATWCPHCRADLSKMKALYAREQPNGLRLLTVGGDQNVTELKTFAAKEQIPYPVIAGAAHPEIAEKYETQGIPAYFLVDAKGVIVKTWSGSLTEGSNTDFDAELTKLLSASTQK; encoded by the coding sequence ATGAGTGCCTATGGTTTGCGAGCGCTGGTCATGGTCATCGGTCTGCTGACGGCCCTGGGTCTGGCGGATACGGCCGGGGCGCAGAAGATTGAGTTGAAGGAAGGGCAACAGCTCGAAGGGCAGATTGTGCAGCGCGATGGCGACGACGTGGTGCTGCAGGTGCCGAGCGCCTCCATCGACGTGCGGCTCAAGAGCGGAGCATCGCTGCCGGTGAGTGGGATGCAAGCCCAAGGAGACCAGACCTATCTGCGCTTGCCGAGGAGCCTGATCAAGTTGGCGGATGGCAAGCCGCTGCCGCCTCCGGTCATGGCCGGCACCCCCGCCCCGGATTTCACCGCCGTGGATCTCTCCGGCGCACCCCACTCCATGGCGAAGAATCGCGGCCAGGTGACGCTGCTGCAATTTTGGGCTACCTGGTGCCCCCATTGCCGCGCGGATCTTTCCAAGATGAAAGCGCTGTATGCGCGAGAGCAGCCGAACGGCTTACGATTGCTGACGGTGGGTGGGGATCAGAATGTCACGGAGCTCAAGACGTTTGCGGCGAAAGAGCAGATCCCCTATCCGGTGATCGCCGGAGCCGCGCATCCGGAGATCGCAGAAAAATACGAAACCCAGGGCATCCCCGCCTATTTCCTCGTGGATGCCAAGGGCGTCATCGTCAAAACGTGGAGCGGGTCGCTGACCGAAGGCTCCAACACCGATTTTGACGCCGAGCTCACCAAGCTTCTTTCCGCAAGCACCCAAAAGTGA